One region of Quercus lobata isolate SW786 chromosome 2, ValleyOak3.0 Primary Assembly, whole genome shotgun sequence genomic DNA includes:
- the LOC115977842 gene encoding late embryogenesis abundant protein At1g64065-like — MAEKTNQQVYPFIPATKQPRNDEESGALTSDQELKRKKRINLAIYIAAFAVFQTIVILVFALTVMRVKTLKVRLGTDVTFQNFSTGTQASPAFDLSFKTQVRVKNTNFGPYKFDSTIATFMYQGVTVGQVIIPKGKAGLRSTKKVGVTVNVNSNALPSTTNLGSELGAHVLTLNSHAKLSGKVELMFIMKKKKSAEMNCTMTIDLSTKAVQSMIC; from the coding sequence atggcaGAGAAAACGAACCAGCAGGTATACCCTTTCATACCAGCAACTAAGCAACCCAGAAATGATGAAGAGTCTGGCGCTTTAACTTCTGATCAGGAGctcaagagaaagaaaaggatcAACTTAGCCATATATATTGCTGCTTTTGCTGTGTTTCAGACCATTGTCATCTTGGTCTTTGCTCTCACTGTGATGCGTGTTAAGACCCTTAAGGTCAGATTGGGAACTGATGTCACGTTCCAGAACTTCAGCACTGGTACCCAAGCATCACCTGCCTTTGACTTGAGCTTCAAAACCCAAGTTCGGGTTAAGAACACAAACTTTGGTCCCTACAAATTTGATAGCACCATTGCCACGTTCATGTACCAGGGTGTGACAGTGGGGCAAGTCATTATTCCTAAGGGTAAGGCTGGGCTACGTTCGACCAAAAAAGTTGGTGTCACAGTAAATGTGAATTCAAATGCGCTGCCAAGTACTACCAATCTTGGAAGTGAGTTAGGTGCTCACGTTTTAACTCTGAACAGCCATGCCAAACTTAGTGGGAAAGTGGAGTTGATGTTtataatgaagaagaagaaatcagCCGAAATGAACTGCACTATGACTATTGATTTGTCAACAAAGGCGGTCCAATCTATGATTTGCTAG
- the LOC115974556 gene encoding uncharacterized protein LOC115974556: MVDRANQQVYPLVPPDSQSRRSDENLEDSGPLIPDHVLKRKKRIKLAIYISAFVVFEIMVILVFALVLMKARTPKIRLGTNVTFQNFKTGTQARPSFDLSFTAQVRVMNTNFGPYKFDSTNATFMYQGVTVGQVTIPKHTAGMRSTKKVTVTVNVNSNALPSTTKLGSELGAGVLTLNSHAKFKGKVVFMFLMKKKKSAEMNCTMTVDSSTKAVKSMIC, from the coding sequence atggttgATCGAGCGAACCAACAGGTGTACCCTTTAGTACCACCAGATAGCCAAAGTAGAAGAAGTGATGAAAACCTTGAAGACTCTGGCCCTTTAATACCTGATCATGTGCTCAAGCGAAAGAAAAGGATCAAGTTAGCCATATATATTTCTGCTTTTGTTGTGTTTGAGATCATGGTCATCTTGGTCTTTGCACTCGTTTTGATGAAAGCTAGGACCCCTAAGATCAGGTTAGGCACTAATGTCACGTTCCAGAACTTCAAAACTGGAACCCAAGCAAGACCTTCCTTCGACTTGAGCTTCACAGCCCAAGTTCGGGTTATGAACACAAACTTTGGTCCCTACAAATTTGATAGCACCAATGCCACCTTTATGTACCAGGGTGTGACAGTGGGGCAAGTCACTATTCCTAAACATACGGCTGGGATGCGTTCGACAAAAAAAGTTACTGTCACAGTTAATGTAAATTCAAACGCCCTGCCATCCACTACCAAACTTGGAAGTGAGTTAGGTGCTGGGGTTTTAACTCTGAATAGCCATGCCAAGTTTAAGGGGAAAGTGGTGTTCATGtttttgatgaagaagaagaagtcagCCGAAATGAACTGCACAATGACCGTTGATTCGTCAACAAAGGCGGTCAAATCTATGATTTGCTAG